The Candidatus Omnitrophota bacterium genome window below encodes:
- a CDS encoding SIS domain-containing protein gives MTLDAYLDEFAQLMRKVDPAEAQALVDAIEEAYKNDAFVFIIGNGGSGANASHFCEDLGKGTLSDFENQKRLKVMSLTDNTPYILAWANDTSYENVFVEQLKNFGHPGALLIAISGSGNSPNVIKAVEYANAHGMKTFGMSGYDGGKLRKIAQQDLHVPSYNMGALEAVHGVYMHYVLDVLRERFKGTAA, from the coding sequence ATGACATTAGACGCTTATCTGGATGAATTCGCGCAACTGATGCGCAAGGTCGATCCGGCGGAGGCGCAAGCCCTCGTGGACGCCATTGAAGAAGCCTACAAAAACGACGCTTTCGTCTTTATTATCGGCAACGGCGGCAGCGGCGCCAACGCTTCTCATTTCTGCGAGGATTTAGGCAAGGGAACGCTCAGCGATTTCGAAAACCAAAAACGACTCAAGGTAATGAGCCTGACCGACAATACGCCCTACATTCTCGCATGGGCTAACGATACCAGCTACGAAAACGTTTTCGTCGAACAGCTGAAGAACTTCGGCCATCCCGGCGCCCTGCTCATCGCCATCAGCGGATCCGGCAACAGCCCCAACGTCATCAAGGCCGTGGAATACGCCAACGCCCACGGCATGAAAACGTTCGGCATGAGCGGTTACGACGGCGGCAAGCTGCGAAAAATCGCACAGCAGGATTTGCATGTGCCTTCTTACAACATGGGCGCGCTGGAAGCGGTTCACGGGGTGTATATGCACTACGTCTTGGATGTCTTGCGCGAGCGCTTTAAGGGAACGGCGGCATGA